The following proteins are encoded in a genomic region of Necator americanus strain Aroian chromosome II, whole genome shotgun sequence:
- a CDS encoding hypothetical protein (NECATOR_CHRII.G5413.T1), with protein MLLDEQSQHSFSFSNINGSVCQAFYPINYFVQSPVLPNGWSLIQHNPAIVHAKEAGLSQQNWNRTRSCIPKGLISANRYFVLHPLESFQDGLHLPLERYERSQREAYFERPYRALPGPAFIYNRFINRLHGL; from the exons ATGCTCCTCGATGAGCAGTCTCAACATTCTTTCAGTTTCTCTAATATAAATGGCAGTGTATGTCAGGCATTCTATCCGATAAATTACTTCGTACAGTCTCCAGTTTTACCGAATG GATGGTCACTGATACAACATAATCCTGCAATTGTGCACGCAAAAGAAGCCGGTTTATCGCAACAA AATTGGAATCGGACGCGTTCGTGCATCCCAAAGGGATTGATCAGCGCCAACCGCTACTTTGTCCTTCACCCTTTAGAATCATTCCAAG ATGGGCTTC ATCTCCCCTTAGAAAGATATGAACGAAGCCAACGTGAAGCGTACTTCGAGCGACCATATCGTGCTTTGCCTGGTCCCGCCTTCATCTATAACAGATTTAT AAATCGATTGCATggattatga